Proteins from one Desulfuribacillus alkaliarsenatis genomic window:
- a CDS encoding GNAT family N-acetyltransferase — translation MIRIEMVNKNVSQMEMAAKVFARAFQQEGINRYVYDFSNEKIEALLEKHIFEDLIFNMKNNGYSLLVALQDDEVVGAALIKKHMEEKKPLINKVKEVLRKIRISLPLVVHMKIRNTIKLAKGVSLTNKLESNHIILSALAVFPEHQGKGIGKLLLAEVHRISNDSGAPGTYLYTADEKNKRLYERLKYKLIENKAAGELTIHHMYRTN, via the coding sequence ATGATACGTATTGAAATGGTTAATAAGAATGTGAGTCAAATGGAAATGGCAGCAAAGGTGTTTGCTAGAGCATTTCAACAGGAGGGAATTAATAGGTATGTATACGATTTTTCTAATGAAAAAATTGAAGCTTTATTAGAGAAGCATATATTTGAGGACTTGATTTTTAACATGAAGAATAACGGCTACTCTTTGTTAGTCGCCTTACAGGATGACGAGGTAGTGGGAGCGGCATTAATTAAAAAGCATATGGAAGAAAAGAAGCCGCTAATAAATAAGGTCAAAGAAGTCCTCAGAAAAATACGGATTTCATTGCCGCTGGTTGTGCATATGAAAATCAGAAACACGATTAAACTAGCAAAGGGTGTATCTTTAACCAATAAACTGGAATCAAATCATATAATTCTTTCGGCACTTGCAGTATTTCCAGAACATCAAGGAAAAGGGATAGGAAAATTACTATTAGCTGAAGTGCATAGGATTAGTAATGACTCAGGGGCACCTGGAACATATTTGTACACAGCCGACGAAAAAAATAAGCGTCTATACGAACGCTTAAAGTATAAGTTGATTGAAAATAAAGCTGCTGGTGAATTAACAATACACCATATGTATAGAACGAACTAA
- the cas2 gene encoding CRISPR-associated endonuclease Cas2: MKHIVIVYDIRDDKRRTKIFKTLKDYATPVQYSVFEGILTNEDYINLKYRLKRLMKKEDSIIFYSQCGRCKSDLERLGTNVVVFGDIDLVY; the protein is encoded by the coding sequence ATGAAACATATAGTGATTGTTTATGATATTCGTGACGACAAACGTAGAACAAAGATTTTTAAAACACTAAAAGATTATGCAACACCAGTTCAATACAGTGTATTTGAAGGGATACTGACCAATGAAGATTATATTAATCTAAAATATAGGTTGAAACGTCTAATGAAAAAAGAAGATAGTATCATATTTTACTCTCAATGCGGCAGATGTAAAAGTGATTTGGAGAGATTAGGAACGAATGTGGTGGTATTTGGTGATATTGATCTCGTGTATTAA
- a CDS encoding DUF4194 domain-containing protein has protein sequence MWSQLNQTDQEHLRNIVNRLLAINYLVKEKERTTYLLIRRLRNELQEFFKFLGWDLVIDERHECVFLFTDKHELRKILTKDETIWFLILRLIYQEKRQSLSLASFPIVTTLEIKNKYETFRLPWINKTALEKYVRLCTRYQLLEAIDSNIRADDCRFSLFHTWQYVLDIDKAGALTKKITLLVAQDKEELLSEMAEENEVD, from the coding sequence ATGTGGAGCCAATTAAACCAAACTGACCAGGAGCATTTACGGAATATTGTCAATCGTTTGCTAGCAATTAATTATTTAGTAAAAGAAAAAGAGCGAACAACATATTTGCTAATTCGGAGATTGCGAAATGAATTGCAAGAATTTTTTAAATTTCTTGGTTGGGACTTGGTAATAGATGAGCGGCATGAATGTGTCTTTTTATTTACTGATAAACACGAACTCAGGAAAATATTAACTAAAGATGAAACTATATGGTTCTTAATATTGCGCTTGATTTATCAGGAAAAGCGTCAAAGTTTGTCGCTTGCTAGTTTTCCTATAGTTACAACATTAGAAATAAAAAATAAATATGAAACTTTTAGATTGCCATGGATAAATAAAACAGCTTTAGAAAAGTATGTACGTCTATGCACTCGTTATCAATTATTGGAAGCTATTGATTCTAATATACGTGCAGATGATTGTAGATTTAGTTTGTTTCATACTTGGCAATATGTTCTTGATATAGATAAGGCTGGAGCTCTAACGAAAAAAATCACGCTATTAGTAGCACAAGATAAGGAGGAATTATTGAGTGAAATGGCTGAAGAAAATGAGGTTGATTAA
- a CDS encoding TetR/AcrR family transcriptional regulator — MEHIKADILQAGKELFSEKGFKDTSVSDITKAVGIGVGSLYKYYSSKEQLFAEIFFAEGDSLKRSIFDKLDLDDEPVKVSKQIVQEIFTGVRSNPILMEWYNLDTFIKINKKLDLDETGKEHHDFSYRFFIDLIEMWKDKGKIRKDFDSNLILAFFNSLQYIDLHREEIGEQYFPEFFDYMVEFIVRGLE; from the coding sequence ATGGAACATATAAAAGCAGATATATTACAAGCGGGCAAAGAGCTTTTTAGCGAAAAGGGTTTTAAAGACACGTCGGTGTCTGACATTACTAAAGCTGTTGGCATCGGGGTAGGATCTCTATATAAATACTACTCGTCCAAGGAACAGCTCTTTGCAGAAATTTTCTTTGCTGAGGGGGATAGTTTAAAAAGAAGCATTTTTGATAAACTTGATTTAGATGATGAGCCAGTTAAAGTAAGTAAACAAATCGTTCAAGAAATATTTACCGGAGTCCGTTCTAATCCAATCTTAATGGAATGGTATAACCTAGACACATTTATTAAGATAAACAAAAAGCTTGATTTAGACGAGACAGGCAAAGAGCATCATGATTTTTCCTATAGATTTTTTATTGATTTAATAGAAATGTGGAAAGACAAAGGGAAGATTAGAAAAGATTTTGACTCGAATTTGATTCTAGCATTTTTCAACTCTCTGCAATATATTGATTTACATAGGGAAGAAATAGGTGAGCAGTACTTCCCTGAGTTTTTTGATTATATGGTAGAGTTTATCGTGCGCGGGTTAGAGTAG
- a CDS encoding YhbD family protein produces MDQELISKKDLLELTGISYGQLYRWKRKNLIPEDWFIRKSTFTGQETFFPKDKILARVAKIMDMKEDLSLDDLANIFSANLTGVILRNQDILAHGIVSEKAIEVYQEELGEMDGYSFDKILSIYVLDKLLQSGEISLAESKNLLRTMNEHYQKFAGKQCELICIRKMGTTVFCLTLNQNDIYFESAAKVVVRLALANCIEELKIKVEALRGMEHGS; encoded by the coding sequence ATGGATCAAGAGCTAATATCGAAAAAAGACTTGTTGGAGTTAACTGGAATATCCTATGGTCAGCTATATCGCTGGAAACGGAAAAACTTAATTCCTGAGGACTGGTTTATTAGAAAGTCTACTTTTACTGGGCAAGAGACCTTTTTTCCAAAAGATAAAATCCTTGCAAGGGTTGCAAAAATTATGGATATGAAAGAAGATTTATCACTCGATGATTTGGCAAATATTTTTTCTGCCAATTTGACAGGTGTAATTTTAAGAAACCAAGATATCCTTGCTCATGGCATTGTAAGTGAAAAGGCGATAGAAGTCTACCAAGAGGAACTTGGAGAAATGGATGGCTACAGCTTCGATAAAATTCTTTCTATATACGTATTAGATAAATTGCTGCAATCAGGGGAAATCAGCTTAGCAGAAAGCAAGAATTTGTTGCGGACTATGAATGAGCATTATCAAAAATTTGCAGGCAAACAATGTGAGCTTATATGTATACGTAAAATGGGGACTACCGTATTTTGTTTAACACTAAATCAGAATGACATATATTTCGAGAGTGCTGCAAAGGTAGTTGTTAGGCTGGCGCTAGCGAATTGCATTGAAGAATTAAAGATTAAAGTAGAAGCTTTGAGGGGGATGGAGCATGGAAGCTAA
- a CDS encoding Wadjet anti-phage system protein JetD domain-containing protein — protein sequence MINETAFKSKFCHEILIYLLQKYENSNSFYTGKPTNRRPQISFIGNNPFANDYFDEMDYYKKEWIHEVLAELEQKGVVSLAWEKYWEGKKLSKVFLNYEQIDTAYKIAGIESKLGKLNRLKNIIEPLKNHQWKSIQNWANMTIQNLNVRKQTGLNIKDIDIYEDLTRVLDYLPDIKSNVPKRILSHKLFSDSKYFEKQVEQPLASLLNKIYQLDFKSNDELLAYFGIVQHTKLVIYKGDLSWGINGKEVSSNDFIGGLGISDITVQNMDIRKIGANKIILIENLTSYEQWIRQRINENELVIYTGGYPHRLLQNFLEKLSVFLSQQKEHNIPLFHWGDIDIGGIKIFFYIKNRFFPGLKPLLMDTEVLVSHQGNAMAISESYRNKINDMKASMEYNGWLSLLDVMLELGVRLEQESIFDVSKIDIK from the coding sequence ATGATAAACGAGACAGCATTCAAAAGTAAATTTTGCCATGAAATATTGATTTATTTACTTCAAAAGTATGAAAACAGTAATAGTTTTTATACTGGGAAACCAACAAATAGACGACCGCAAATTTCCTTTATAGGTAATAACCCCTTTGCGAATGACTACTTTGATGAAATGGATTATTACAAAAAAGAATGGATTCATGAAGTATTAGCAGAATTAGAGCAGAAAGGGGTAGTTTCTTTAGCATGGGAGAAATATTGGGAGGGAAAGAAGCTTTCTAAAGTGTTTCTTAACTATGAACAAATAGATACTGCATATAAAATAGCAGGCATCGAATCAAAACTAGGCAAGTTAAATCGATTAAAAAATATTATAGAACCCCTAAAAAATCACCAATGGAAATCAATTCAGAATTGGGCTAATATGACTATCCAGAATCTTAATGTAAGAAAGCAAACAGGGTTAAATATTAAAGATATCGATATATATGAGGATTTAACTAGAGTATTAGACTATTTACCAGATATTAAAAGTAATGTGCCGAAGAGAATACTCAGCCATAAATTATTCTCGGATTCAAAATATTTTGAAAAACAAGTAGAGCAACCATTGGCATCATTGTTGAATAAAATATATCAATTGGACTTTAAATCTAACGATGAATTGCTAGCTTACTTTGGTATCGTACAGCATACTAAATTAGTAATATATAAAGGTGACTTAAGTTGGGGTATTAATGGAAAAGAAGTATCATCAAATGATTTTATTGGTGGACTAGGAATCTCAGATATAACAGTTCAAAATATGGATATACGCAAGATAGGTGCTAACAAGATTATACTAATTGAGAATTTGACAAGTTACGAACAATGGATTAGACAAAGAATAAATGAAAATGAGTTAGTAATTTACACTGGAGGGTATCCACATAGGCTATTACAAAATTTCCTGGAAAAATTATCTGTATTCTTATCACAACAAAAAGAACATAATATTCCTTTGTTTCATTGGGGAGATATTGATATAGGCGGGATTAAAATATTTTTTTATATAAAAAATAGGTTTTTCCCAGGACTAAAGCCACTATTGATGGATACAGAGGTTTTAGTTAGTCATCAAGGAAACGCTATGGCTATTTCCGAGAGCTATCGCAATAAGATTAATGATATGAAAGCTAGTATGGAATATAATGGCTGGCTATCTTTGTTAGATGTAATGTTAGAATTAGGGGTTCGTTTAGAACAAGAAAGTATTTTTGATGTCTCAAAAATAGATATAAAATAG
- a CDS encoding polymer-forming cytoskeletal protein: MDNQKKFDLTISGVGNSLGGTFGRVLIGGVGKINGDVECDDFVIDGVGRVEGSVNTKTGRVDGEAKINGGLQAERFTVDGSARFGGDIKATSLTFEGMVNVDGSVEADTIENEGIIKIKDDCSSESFISRGAFKIGGLLNAGKVDVKLYASCKAKEIGGETIEVRKGQSFSILEFIKSIIPLMDYYEGLSSETIEGDEIYLEHTKAKVVRGNNVTLGAGCEIELVEYKGQFEMSNSSKVKTHRKLS, from the coding sequence ATGGATAATCAAAAGAAATTTGATTTGACAATATCAGGTGTTGGCAATTCCTTAGGTGGAACGTTCGGTAGAGTTCTGATTGGTGGAGTGGGAAAAATAAACGGTGATGTTGAATGCGATGACTTTGTCATAGATGGTGTTGGAAGAGTTGAAGGGAGTGTCAATACAAAAACGGGCAGGGTAGACGGTGAAGCGAAGATAAATGGAGGGTTACAGGCAGAGCGCTTTACGGTAGATGGAAGTGCAAGATTTGGCGGCGATATTAAAGCGACAAGCCTTACTTTTGAAGGAATGGTTAATGTTGATGGCAGCGTCGAAGCGGACACGATTGAGAATGAAGGGATTATTAAAATCAAAGACGATTGTAGCTCTGAAAGCTTTATCTCAAGAGGTGCTTTTAAGATAGGTGGATTATTGAATGCTGGTAAAGTCGATGTGAAGCTCTATGCCTCATGCAAGGCGAAAGAAATTGGTGGTGAAACGATTGAGGTTCGCAAAGGTCAGTCTTTTAGTATCTTGGAATTTATAAAATCCATCATTCCGCTAATGGATTACTATGAAGGGCTTAGTAGTGAAACTATCGAAGGTGACGAAATTTATTTAGAGCATACGAAAGCGAAAGTGGTTCGTGGTAACAATGTTACGTTAGGCGCAGGTTGTGAAATCGAACTAGTAGAATATAAAGGACAATTTGAGATGTCAAACTCATCAAAGGTAAAGACCCATAGGAAACTAAGCTAA
- a CDS encoding ATP-binding protein: MKWLKKMRLINWHYFQDETFEFGMQTLISGKNGAGKSTIIDALQYIIIGNQKQIRFNTAAHDEAKRTLINYLKGKIGSDERTYLREGDFTTYILSEFRDDVKKESFVLGVVVDVYKDFSYEEEFFILASKKIDSLELMSNNGFLKNREQFKRLYNITRNVSIFERNKTNYQKVVLNRFGQLHERFFSVFTRGLYFKPIQSVRDYVYDNILDKRELQLDVMKENFEIHEKYRLELEELEKRREKLFAIRNSYGNYCRYRDTVNEQEYVIRSLNYVYEQEVLEQHQQDLQMLKNKYENIIRSIELADIKKDEANRQKEIAYRTWQDHQAEKRKQELEKRIDQLLMDQQTLEQNIGILSRKIKDEHKLLSELHDWKGNSLWQLSNEEVRLLNNSKQIMAHISNIFDERQVLRETDIDNIKSNLQATSNFLRDKYDSMLVTSSKIDEQILDVDELIKEIEEVIENLKQKKRPYPLAVQTLKKRLAEVLGGSAKVYIFCEEMEVVNEEWRNAIEGYLNTQRFDILVEPGSFAKALAIYEKDKWKYKIEGVGLVDTDKERKYLNSAKDNSLAKELVADNLIVKAHLEHLLGHVILAYDEQDLRNYNTAVTKSCMVYNRLVARQMLSDRYAVPYIGALAISRQLEIKELELDQANKQSEELRSINYDIKTWIRKLKDSQSIYDNIIQNIMLSNELNNCIKMLDDTRKELSLLDFNEINRLKANYEKWIEIDKEWDQKRILLEGDKSVNENNRQHKSAEINLQENKVKEKFQKLTEWDNIHGIENKQSALKRWNDAEKQDIPTYHKINNWTNNQKGYIKRRDDEYEKVLNLRRDYNMEYNFQSSNSLDNNDAYDEYLNEIENVNIPEYQNKIKLALKNSEDEFKSHFIFKLKEAIQMAKHEFDNLNYALRNFPFDEERYHFEITASSKYKRFYEAIMDPMLVERGSLFDIEDAERNQVLHELFDMLVSGKDGEMDEFTDYRRYLEFDIRITFPDESRQSFSKLLQEKSGGETQTPFYVATLASFYHLYNSHKALKLIIFDEAFNKMDEERIQTSLRLIKQLGLQLVAAVPDEKMQHMIPEVTTTLIVSKHNYSCFVDMVDRNEFEETPI; encoded by the coding sequence GTGAAATGGCTGAAGAAAATGAGGTTGATTAACTGGCATTATTTCCAGGATGAGACATTTGAATTTGGCATGCAAACATTGATTAGCGGGAAAAATGGTGCAGGTAAATCCACTATAATTGATGCGTTACAATACATTATAATTGGAAATCAAAAACAAATTCGTTTTAATACTGCGGCACATGATGAAGCAAAAAGAACCTTAATTAATTACTTGAAAGGGAAAATAGGCAGTGATGAGCGTACGTATTTAAGGGAGGGTGATTTCACTACTTATATTTTAAGTGAATTTAGAGATGATGTAAAAAAGGAGAGCTTTGTACTTGGGGTTGTAGTAGATGTATATAAAGATTTTAGTTATGAAGAAGAATTTTTTATATTAGCAAGCAAAAAAATAGACAGTTTAGAATTAATGTCAAATAATGGGTTTTTAAAAAACCGTGAACAGTTTAAACGACTATACAATATTACTAGGAATGTGAGCATATTTGAAAGAAACAAAACTAACTATCAGAAAGTAGTATTAAATAGGTTTGGACAACTGCATGAGCGGTTTTTCTCTGTGTTTACTAGAGGGTTATATTTCAAACCAATCCAGAGTGTAAGAGATTACGTATATGATAACATCCTTGATAAACGAGAGTTGCAGCTAGATGTTATGAAGGAAAATTTTGAAATCCATGAAAAATATAGACTGGAGCTTGAAGAATTAGAAAAACGTAGAGAAAAGCTATTTGCAATTCGCAATTCATATGGAAACTACTGCCGCTATCGTGATACGGTGAACGAACAAGAATACGTAATTCGCAGTTTGAATTATGTTTATGAACAAGAAGTATTGGAGCAGCATCAACAAGATTTACAGATGTTAAAAAACAAATACGAGAATATAATTAGAAGCATTGAGCTTGCTGATATTAAAAAAGATGAGGCCAATAGACAAAAGGAAATAGCCTATAGAACATGGCAAGATCATCAAGCTGAGAAAAGAAAACAAGAATTAGAAAAACGCATAGACCAATTATTAATGGATCAGCAAACACTTGAACAGAACATAGGGATATTAAGTAGAAAAATAAAGGACGAACATAAATTATTATCTGAATTGCATGATTGGAAAGGCAACTCACTTTGGCAGTTGTCCAATGAAGAAGTAAGGCTATTAAATAATAGCAAACAGATTATGGCGCATATTAGCAATATATTTGATGAAAGACAAGTCCTAAGAGAGACGGATATTGATAACATTAAATCAAATTTACAAGCGACATCGAATTTTCTTAGGGATAAATATGACTCAATGCTTGTTACTTCTAGTAAAATTGACGAGCAAATCTTGGATGTTGACGAGTTGATTAAAGAGATAGAAGAAGTGATAGAAAACTTAAAACAGAAAAAACGTCCGTATCCATTAGCTGTACAAACGTTAAAAAAACGACTAGCAGAAGTATTAGGAGGGTCAGCGAAAGTCTATATATTTTGTGAAGAAATGGAAGTAGTAAATGAGGAGTGGAGAAACGCAATAGAGGGATATTTAAACACCCAACGCTTTGATATTTTAGTTGAACCAGGATCTTTTGCAAAAGCACTGGCGATTTATGAAAAAGACAAATGGAAGTATAAGATTGAAGGTGTGGGACTAGTAGATACTGATAAAGAAAGAAAATATCTCAACTCTGCAAAAGATAATTCTTTAGCTAAAGAATTAGTAGCAGACAATCTAATTGTCAAAGCGCATCTAGAACATTTGCTTGGACATGTTATATTGGCTTATGACGAACAAGATTTACGTAATTATAACACAGCAGTCACAAAATCATGTATGGTCTATAATCGATTGGTTGCTCGTCAGATGCTTTCCGACAGATATGCAGTCCCATATATAGGAGCGCTAGCAATTTCTCGGCAATTAGAAATAAAAGAGTTAGAATTAGACCAAGCAAATAAGCAATCTGAAGAGTTAAGATCAATTAATTATGATATCAAGACTTGGATCAGAAAGCTAAAAGATAGCCAGTCAATATACGATAATATTATACAAAATATCATGTTGAGTAACGAACTGAACAACTGCATAAAAATGCTAGACGATACAAGAAAAGAGTTATCGCTATTAGATTTTAATGAGATTAATCGGTTAAAAGCAAATTATGAAAAGTGGATTGAGATTGATAAAGAATGGGATCAAAAAAGGATTCTTTTAGAAGGAGATAAAAGTGTTAATGAAAATAATCGGCAGCATAAATCTGCGGAGATAAATCTTCAAGAAAATAAAGTGAAGGAAAAATTTCAAAAACTAACAGAATGGGACAATATACACGGAATTGAAAATAAACAAAGTGCTTTAAAACGTTGGAATGATGCAGAAAAACAAGATATACCTACGTATCACAAAATCAATAATTGGACGAATAATCAGAAAGGCTACATAAAACGAAGAGATGATGAGTATGAGAAAGTATTGAATCTTCGCAGAGATTATAATATGGAGTACAATTTCCAATCATCTAATAGTCTGGATAATAATGATGCGTATGATGAATATTTAAATGAAATTGAAAACGTTAACATTCCAGAATATCAAAATAAAATTAAGCTTGCTCTAAAAAATTCAGAAGACGAATTTAAATCACATTTCATTTTCAAGTTGAAAGAAGCTATTCAAATGGCGAAGCATGAGTTTGACAATCTAAACTACGCTTTGCGAAATTTCCCATTTGATGAAGAACGATATCACTTCGAAATAACTGCAAGTTCAAAGTATAAACGATTTTACGAAGCGATAATGGATCCTATGCTTGTTGAAAGAGGTTCACTCTTTGATATAGAAGATGCAGAACGCAACCAAGTTTTACATGAGTTGTTTGATATGCTAGTATCTGGCAAAGATGGCGAGATGGATGAATTTACAGATTATAGACGCTACTTAGAGTTTGACATAAGAATTACATTTCCTGACGAATCACGCCAGTCCTTCTCAAAACTTCTACAAGAGAAATCTGGCGGCGAAACCCAAACACCATTCTATGTCGCGACATTAGCATCATTTTATCACTTATATAATTCACATAAAGCATTAAAACTGATAATATTTGACGAAGCTTTTAACAAGATGGATGAAGAGCGGATACAGACAAGCTTAAGGTTAATTAAACAATTAGGGTTGCAATTAGTTGCAGCGGTGCCTGACGAAAAAATGCAGCACATGATACCAGAGGTAACAACGACCCTAATAGTAAGTAAACATAATTATAGTTGTTTTGTTGACATGGTAGATAGAAATGAATTTGAGGAAACACCAATATGA
- a CDS encoding dihydrofolate reductase family protein, with the protein MSYRKENRFCRRRHEFGWLYAGANSSKDNPLGDGGEKLIWYGDDVNTEQILKSSGKYNINARILHESDLAHGAVIMGRRTFDISIDQWGENPPIHKPCFVITSTPTKAIIKDGGTSFTFVTGGIEEALMLAKEAAGERGVCVMGGANIIRQFMQNGFLDELHIHLRPVLLGEGIRLFENLEVAKIGLKKLKTIDTTEVTHFYYGFQRT; encoded by the coding sequence ATGAGCTATAGAAAAGAAAATCGTTTTTGCAGACGTAGACATGAGTTTGGATGGTTGTATGCTGGAGCTAACAGTAGTAAAGATAATCCGCTGGGGGACGGCGGGGAAAAACTTATTTGGTATGGAGACGATGTAAATACGGAGCAGATTCTGAAGAGCTCGGGAAAGTATAATATTAACGCTAGGATTCTCCATGAGTCAGATTTAGCCCATGGAGCTGTTATCATGGGTAGAAGGACTTTTGATATATCTATAGACCAATGGGGAGAAAATCCACCCATACATAAGCCTTGTTTTGTAATAACTAGTACCCCAACTAAAGCAATAATTAAAGATGGAGGGACGAGCTTCACTTTCGTTACTGGTGGTATTGAAGAAGCACTGATGCTAGCTAAAGAAGCGGCTGGTGAACGTGGCGTATGTGTTATGGGGGGAGCGAATATTATTCGGCAGTTTATGCAGAATGGTTTTTTGGACGAATTGCATATCCATCTAAGGCCAGTGCTTTTAGGGGAAGGAATCCGTTTGTTTGAAAATTTAGAAGTTGCAAAAATTGGTCTGAAAAAATTGAAGACTATCGATACAACGGAAGTAACGCACTTCTATTACGGTTTTCAAAGAACGTAA
- a CDS encoding CRISPR-associated endonuclease Cas4/Cas1, translated as MEQTIEKIEYLSISSIAEILYCPRNFYYRTVMMAEEKNNHLLEGKWQEEARDLTKRKVRPTGIQTRKVYLTSDNLGITGVLDTIEENDQSIYPIEFKKGSYNDRINDRVQLCLQALLLEENLDVCIDQGYIYYCESNQRVSVDFTEELREIAMQTIEDARTIIEENIIPEPVNDARCNGCSLISRCLPEETDMLMQATKSEKNSTQRKPSPSMNLGRILYVDTPGAYLKKEQGRIKLKINDETKDIPLSAIDQVVLGQPTAMTGSLLATMCDLGVSCYVLDKGKVKGWLQPTLNKNVVLRKAQYAANFNGEYTLGFAKAFVTGKISNCRTMLMRHNRTVNDERIKEVTAELNSCLKKLKACDSIASIMGVEGIAAKYYFSVFDKLLKEELGFSFVNRNRRPPKDPVNCLLSFAYTLLTKDVIEAIIRVGLDPYLGFFHSDKYGRPALALDIMEEFRPIIADSVVITAINTRMVKPEDFIETIGGCELKETGRKGFFKAYQARMNQEATHPIFNYRVSYRRMLELQVRFLGKVLTNEWPEYIPYQVR; from the coding sequence ATGGAACAAACAATAGAAAAGATAGAGTATTTATCAATATCATCTATTGCTGAAATACTGTATTGTCCACGGAATTTTTATTATCGCACTGTTATGATGGCGGAAGAGAAGAACAATCATTTACTAGAAGGGAAATGGCAGGAAGAAGCACGCGACCTGACCAAGAGAAAAGTTAGACCAACAGGGATACAAACTAGGAAGGTGTATTTGACATCAGATAATTTAGGAATAACAGGAGTATTAGATACCATAGAAGAAAATGACCAATCTATCTATCCAATTGAGTTTAAGAAGGGTAGTTATAATGACCGGATAAATGATAGAGTACAGCTGTGTTTACAAGCATTATTGTTAGAAGAAAACTTGGATGTGTGTATTGATCAGGGGTATATCTATTATTGTGAATCTAATCAACGTGTTTCGGTAGATTTCACAGAAGAATTAAGAGAAATAGCTATGCAAACGATTGAAGACGCTAGAACAATCATTGAAGAGAATATTATACCAGAACCTGTCAATGATGCCCGCTGCAATGGGTGCAGCCTCATTAGCCGCTGCTTGCCAGAGGAAACAGACATGCTCATGCAAGCGACAAAAAGCGAAAAAAATTCAACCCAAAGAAAACCTTCACCTTCCATGAACTTAGGGCGCATCCTATATGTTGACACTCCTGGGGCGTATCTAAAGAAAGAACAAGGTAGAATCAAATTAAAAATAAATGATGAGACAAAAGACATACCGCTATCCGCTATTGATCAAGTAGTTTTGGGTCAGCCTACTGCTATGACAGGCTCATTATTAGCGACGATGTGTGATTTAGGAGTATCCTGCTATGTGCTAGATAAAGGAAAAGTTAAAGGTTGGTTACAACCGACACTGAACAAAAACGTAGTATTAAGGAAAGCTCAATACGCAGCAAACTTCAACGGTGAATATACATTGGGTTTTGCTAAGGCTTTTGTTACTGGGAAAATATCTAACTGCAGGACAATGCTTATGCGACATAACAGAACTGTAAATGATGAACGCATTAAAGAGGTAACTGCTGAGCTGAATTCCTGTCTGAAAAAATTAAAAGCATGTGACTCTATTGCTAGTATTATGGGAGTAGAAGGAATAGCAGCAAAATATTATTTCAGTGTATTTGATAAGCTGTTAAAAGAAGAGCTGGGATTTTCCTTCGTAAATAGAAATCGAAGACCACCAAAAGATCCTGTTAACTGCTTATTAAGCTTTGCATACACCCTTCTAACAAAAGATGTAATTGAAGCAATTATACGTGTAGGGCTAGATCCATATTTAGGGTTTTTCCATTCAGACAAATACGGAAGACCTGCATTGGCACTAGATATAATGGAAGAATTCAGACCAATCATAGCAGACTCTGTTGTGATTACAGCAATTAATACCAGAATGGTAAAGCCCGAAGATTTTATCGAAACAATTGGTGGATGTGAGTTAAAAGAAACAGGAAGGAAAGGATTCTTCAAAGCCTATCAAGCCAGGATGAATCAAGAAGCAACTCATCCAATATTTAATTATAGAGTTTCCTACAGAAGAATGTTAGAGTTACAGGTGCGCTTTCTTGGAAAAGTACTAACTAATGAGTGGCCAGAGTATATCCCTTATCAGGTGCGATAA